One segment of Niabella beijingensis DNA contains the following:
- a CDS encoding SAVED domain-containing protein encodes MAKKETGNSGRPPIPEKVKIQLWTSAAGRCQFDNCNKPLWRNELTMGRMNASYIAHIYAFSENGPRYDADLSPKLEKDFSNLMLVCDVCHRTFDDKELEGEYPASRLQKMKKDHEDRIELLTAIQPDKKSHIILYGARIGEHTSPLHFKGAVLALLPDYYPVKSNAIELSLKNSSFNDADDTYWIVEAENLKNLFREHVAFTKANDSVQHYSVFALAPQPLLIMLGTLLNDIYPANIYQLHREPATWNWLEETEQINYLVTEPVINSKKVALKIALSASVSDDRITSVLSDDAAIWMITIPSPHNDFLRSRTQLQELRRCFRQIFDNIKSKHGEDAELHIFPAMPVAAAVEFGRVWMPKADLAFTIYEQNRAKGGFFKTLKIE; translated from the coding sequence ATGGCAAAAAAGGAAACAGGAAATAGTGGAAGGCCACCAATACCGGAAAAAGTTAAGATTCAGTTATGGACATCTGCCGCCGGAAGATGTCAGTTTGATAATTGCAACAAGCCACTGTGGAGAAATGAATTAACGATGGGCAGAATGAATGCGTCATACATAGCTCATATATATGCTTTTTCAGAGAATGGGCCACGTTATGATGCGGATTTATCTCCCAAACTAGAAAAGGACTTCAGTAACTTAATGTTGGTTTGCGATGTTTGCCACAGAACATTCGATGATAAAGAATTAGAAGGCGAGTATCCGGCTTCTAGGTTGCAAAAAATGAAGAAAGATCATGAAGACAGGATTGAACTTTTGACAGCTATACAGCCAGACAAAAAAAGCCACATTATATTATATGGAGCAAGAATAGGTGAACATACATCTCCTCTCCATTTTAAAGGAGCTGTTTTGGCTCTGTTGCCAGACTACTACCCGGTAAAATCTAATGCGATTGAGTTGAGCTTGAAAAACAGCTCTTTTAATGATGCCGATGACACTTACTGGATCGTAGAAGCAGAAAATCTCAAAAACCTGTTTAGAGAACATGTTGCATTTACCAAAGCGAATGATAGTGTTCAACATTATTCAGTATTTGCACTTGCTCCGCAACCATTATTGATAATGTTAGGAACATTGCTTAATGATATCTATCCTGCGAATATTTATCAATTACATAGAGAACCGGCGACTTGGAATTGGCTGGAAGAGACAGAGCAGATTAATTATCTTGTCACTGAACCAGTTATTAACTCCAAAAAAGTAGCTCTTAAAATAGCGTTGAGCGCATCTGTTTCAGATGACAGAATAACGTCTGTGCTAAGCGACGATGCAGCAATATGGATGATAACGATCCCTTCTCCTCATAATGATTTTTTGAGAAGTAGAACTCAATTACAAGAATTGAGAAGATGCTTCAGGCAAATATTCGATAATATAAAGAGTAAACATGGTGAAGATGCAGAACTTCATATTTTTCCAGCGATGCCGGTTGCTGCAGCCGTAGAATTCGGTAGGGTTTGGATGCCCAAAGCTGATTTAGCTTTCACCATTTATGAACAAAACAGAGCAAAAGGAGGATTTTTTAAAACATTGAAAATAGAGTAA
- a CDS encoding nucleotidyltransferase encodes MPMFNTTTPSISYLLENVGIALDITEAQYKEVVNRYTAVSNHLSQEGSALSRYMPDIKPQGSFLLGTMIRPLIEDDELDVDVVCRLKGKNSWWTQYDLKHAVKDQLITNADYERMLDEEGNRCWTLVYHEAAKFHMDILPAVVNVGVVNLMEKSFNSLRPDQIEELAIRITDKRWKNYKTETNSSNWMKSNPFGYAAWFKERANTSFYKSVVLNEAVEPLPAYQTDKEILVRVVQILKRHRDIMFGSNETRPISCIITTLAAYAYNKETDLIQALTNVLENFLNTQYIYKKYSAEHGKEIWWISNPVNPEENFADRWLEDPEREKSFFNWYEKAKADFAQIRTMDLTTAYRYLKELLGTRAVNEAIRKVGYSNLINESYQPVNYSPALLSVSHRQRPSWLQQLQYNVEVHGHYKNHYGKHVTITNRSQIPKNCNIYFVASTNVPKPFDVYWQVVNTGDEAARAGSLRGGIFHSQTAGKGGLNQKEYSSYSGLHWVECFIVKNGVCVARSAEFFVNID; translated from the coding sequence ATGCCTATGTTTAATACTACTACACCCAGCATAAGTTACCTTCTCGAAAACGTAGGCATAGCTTTAGATATAACAGAAGCACAGTATAAAGAAGTTGTCAACAGGTACACAGCTGTTTCCAATCATTTATCACAAGAAGGATCTGCATTAAGCAGATATATGCCTGATATAAAACCGCAAGGATCATTTCTTTTGGGCACAATGATACGTCCTTTAATTGAGGATGATGAACTTGACGTAGATGTGGTTTGTCGTCTAAAGGGAAAGAACTCTTGGTGGACACAATACGATTTGAAGCATGCGGTAAAAGATCAGCTAATAACTAATGCTGATTATGAAAGAATGCTTGATGAAGAAGGGAATAGATGCTGGACGCTTGTTTACCATGAAGCGGCAAAATTCCATATGGATATATTGCCTGCAGTCGTAAATGTTGGTGTGGTTAATCTCATGGAAAAATCATTTAATAGTCTGCGACCTGACCAAATCGAGGAGCTGGCTATACGAATTACCGATAAACGATGGAAGAATTACAAGACTGAAACAAATTCATCCAATTGGATGAAAAGCAATCCCTTTGGGTATGCAGCATGGTTTAAAGAAAGAGCTAACACATCATTTTATAAATCGGTCGTTCTAAATGAAGCTGTAGAACCTCTCCCTGCATATCAAACAGATAAAGAGATACTTGTTAGAGTAGTTCAGATTTTGAAACGACATAGAGATATTATGTTTGGTTCAAACGAAACCAGACCTATATCATGCATAATCACAACATTGGCTGCTTATGCTTATAACAAGGAAACTGACTTAATTCAAGCTCTAACCAACGTTTTAGAAAATTTTCTCAATACACAATATATCTACAAGAAATATAGTGCTGAGCACGGAAAGGAAATATGGTGGATTTCGAATCCAGTAAATCCTGAAGAGAATTTTGCAGACAGATGGCTCGAAGATCCAGAAAGAGAAAAGTCATTTTTCAATTGGTATGAAAAAGCGAAAGCAGATTTTGCTCAAATCCGTACCATGGATTTAACAACAGCGTATAGGTATCTGAAAGAACTACTAGGTACAAGAGCGGTAAACGAAGCAATTAGAAAAGTTGGTTATAGTAATTTAATAAATGAAAGCTACCAGCCTGTAAATTACTCACCTGCATTGTTAAGTGTAAGTCATCGCCAACGCCCGAGCTGGTTGCAACAATTGCAATATAACGTTGAGGTACATGGGCATTATAAAAACCATTATGGTAAGCATGTTACTATCACAAATCGCTCACAGATTCCGAAAAACTGCAACATCTATTTTGTTGCTTCAACAAATGTTCCGAAGCCTTTTGATGTGTACTGGCAGGTTGTAAATACTGGTGATGAAGCAGCCAGAGCTGGCAGTTTGCGGGGAGGAATTTTCCACTCACAAACAGCCGGTAAGGGCGGCTTAAACCAAAAGGAATATTCATCCTACAGTGGATTGCATTGGGTTGAGTGTTTTATTGTTAAGAATGGTGTCTGCGTAGCCCGTAGCGCTGAATTTTTTGTAAATATTGATTAG
- a CDS encoding restriction endonuclease subunit S — MTEITIPKGWSQIRLGDHGIIKTSSVDKVIEDGEDTVSLINYMDVYKNHFIDSNTKLSITSASHREKLSFNIIKGDILFTPSSETPEDIGHSAAVLEDLPDTLYSYHLVRYRLFDQSLIDHKFRGYVFNSPDVLRRLTKLATGSTRYTISKNSIENVVALLPPLREQKEISEVLIKWHQALQLNLKLLESLSEHRKHTGQIFIYHLGSSSCVKYFPINSLVNKIKRGFTPENEAFYQEIGIRSHAKGIFHKEPVTGKSLGNKSVFWIEPDCFVVNIVFAWEQAVAKTTEAEVGMIASHRFPMYKPKEGVLDLDYLLYFFKSAKGKNLLELASPGGAGRNKTLGQSEFLKLKIPVPPIEEQKKIVRLLNAADKEIELQKQKIEAIKLQKKGLMQQLLTGKKRIKL, encoded by the coding sequence ATGACAGAGATAACTATACCTAAAGGATGGAGCCAAATTCGCTTAGGAGATCATGGGATTATTAAAACAAGTAGTGTTGATAAAGTTATTGAGGATGGTGAAGATACGGTTTCATTAATAAATTATATGGATGTTTATAAAAACCATTTTATTGATTCAAATACTAAACTTTCAATTACGTCAGCTTCGCACAGAGAAAAGTTAAGTTTTAATATCATAAAAGGAGACATATTATTTACACCTTCATCTGAAACTCCTGAAGATATTGGACATTCTGCAGCTGTCTTAGAAGATTTACCAGATACTCTTTACAGCTACCATTTGGTAAGATATAGACTTTTTGACCAGAGTTTAATAGACCATAAATTTAGAGGATATGTATTTAATTCTCCTGATGTTTTACGACGATTGACAAAATTAGCAACAGGGTCGACAAGATATACGATTTCAAAAAACTCGATAGAGAACGTTGTTGCATTATTACCGCCATTAAGAGAGCAAAAGGAAATCAGTGAAGTACTTATTAAATGGCATCAAGCACTTCAATTAAATCTAAAGCTACTAGAGAGTTTAAGCGAACATAGAAAACATACAGGACAGATATTTATCTATCACCTAGGGAGTAGTTCATGTGTTAAATATTTTCCGATAAATTCCCTTGTAAATAAAATAAAGAGAGGATTTACCCCTGAAAATGAAGCTTTTTACCAAGAAATCGGCATAAGGTCTCACGCTAAAGGGATATTTCATAAAGAACCTGTAACAGGCAAGAGTTTGGGTAATAAATCCGTGTTTTGGATAGAACCCGATTGCTTTGTAGTCAACATTGTTTTTGCCTGGGAGCAAGCTGTAGCTAAAACTACAGAAGCTGAAGTCGGAATGATTGCTTCTCATCGCTTTCCCATGTATAAGCCTAAAGAAGGTGTTTTAGATTTGGATTACCTATTGTACTTCTTCAAGTCAGCAAAAGGTAAAAATTTGTTGGAACTGGCTTCCCCTGGTGGCGCAGGACGAAACAAGACTTTGGGTCAGTCTGAGTTTTTAAAGCTCAAAATTCCAGTTCCTCCAATTGAAGAACAAAAGAAAATAGTCCGATTACTGAATGCCGCTGATAAAGAAATCGAACTCCAAAAACAGAAAATAGAAGCAATCAAACTTCAAAAAAAGGGTTTGATGCAGCAGTTGTTAACCGGAAAAAAGAGAATTAAATTATGA
- a CDS encoding serine/threonine-protein kinase — protein sequence MSFNVGDNIYKFTLIKKLGGNFGEVWHANDNSINKEVALKILEPSFEPIAKLLDEARIGNKFNHKNLLPIHYADVATVGSTVYTLISQEYYKNGAITNQLNAHNFLPLPQALKVLQDILFGLEYLHNSGFYHNDIKPGNILVDDQHNAILADYGIAGFSPSITPITPKNSYKVHRAPETAGGTPIISIHSDIYQVGCTAYRLLNGITHLKNEFHALGPIAYESEKAKGKIPNIGNYQPFIPSRLKTIINKSLNVDPGQRYSSALEMRRKLEKLHFPGYWTTDASSELVGIGKKYLYQFEIEAKAGDVFNLHATKKNNISGNITKVSDFTKKNLNRKEMEKLCNGFISWVVENAN from the coding sequence ATGAGTTTTAACGTTGGAGATAATATTTACAAATTTACCCTTATCAAAAAGTTGGGCGGTAACTTTGGTGAAGTTTGGCATGCAAATGATAATTCTATCAATAAGGAAGTTGCCTTAAAAATTCTGGAACCATCATTTGAACCTATCGCTAAATTATTAGATGAGGCAAGAATTGGTAATAAGTTTAATCACAAAAACCTTTTGCCCATTCATTATGCTGATGTAGCTACTGTTGGAAGCACGGTATATACACTTATCTCACAAGAGTATTATAAAAATGGAGCGATTACGAATCAGTTGAATGCTCATAATTTTTTGCCTTTACCACAGGCATTAAAAGTGTTACAGGATATTTTATTCGGATTAGAATACTTACACAACAGTGGCTTTTATCATAATGACATTAAGCCCGGTAATATTTTAGTCGATGACCAGCACAATGCTATATTAGCGGATTATGGTATTGCAGGTTTTTCTCCAAGTATAACTCCTATTACACCTAAAAACTCATATAAAGTTCACCGTGCACCAGAGACTGCCGGAGGAACCCCGATAATTAGTATTCATTCTGACATATATCAGGTGGGCTGTACTGCTTATCGGTTGTTGAATGGTATAACTCATTTAAAAAATGAATTCCATGCCTTAGGTCCAATAGCTTATGAAAGTGAAAAGGCTAAAGGCAAAATACCTAATATCGGAAATTATCAACCATTTATACCTTCAAGATTAAAAACTATAATTAATAAATCACTAAATGTGGATCCCGGACAACGATATTCTTCAGCGCTTGAAATGAGAAGAAAGTTAGAGAAACTTCACTTCCCAGGTTATTGGACAACAGATGCTTCATCAGAATTAGTTGGAATAGGGAAAAAATATTTATACCAATTTGAAATAGAAGCTAAAGCAGGTGATGTTTTTAATCTACATGCAACGAAAAAGAATAACATTTCAGGAAATATTACAAAAGTGAGTGACTTTACTAAGAAGAACTTAAATAGAAAGGAAATGGAGAAATTATGTAACGGATTTATCTCCTGGGTAGTTGAAAATGCTAATTAA
- a CDS encoding type I restriction endonuclease subunit R, which produces MDTPSFKEDHISQIPALKLLMNMGWKYLSPDEALVARGGRSSNVLLEGILKVQLGKINKIEYKQKEFSFSESTINNAILAIRDLPVQDGFLAANKAYYELITLGKSFDQTVLGDKKSFSFKYIDWNNLENNVYHITEEYSVLRSDRTDHYRPDIVLFINGIPMVIIECKSPKIKDPVEKAIEQHLRNQQENGIRSLYLYSNLTIALACNEAKYGTTATSKEFWGVWKEIFRTKEEERLWENEIGKIKHSPLPKGDRTLLFKERFKNVLHYFENLEQAEQVVTIQDKLLFSFCHPQRLLEIIYNFILYDDGIKKVARYQQYFAIKNTLSKILKTDVKGRHEGGVIWHTQGSGKSLTMVMLAQLIASHPQIKNPKILLVTDRIDLDDQITETFRKCHVPVENAQTGKHLVELVRSPDDAVITTLIHKFEAAINQAKDGFESLEIYILIDEGHRSQYGSFNVKMQKVFPNACFIAFTGTPLMRKEKSTANKFGGIIDVYSITDAVEDGAVVPLLYEGRHNLIEVNEKPLDNYFDKVSEPLTPYGKAALKRKYSSKNILNKADQIIYARAWDITEHFVDNFQGTCFKGQIVTPNKATAIKYKEYLDEIGKVTSEVIMSAPDTREGEEDAFDVSDDKVKKFWNARMDKYGTQDKYEKSVIGAFKKQDIPELIIVVDKLLTGFDAPKNIVLYLTRQLKEHTLLQAIARVNRVYPGKDYGYIIDYFGNLENLDNAIQTYSGDSMFDEGDLVGSWTNIGEEIKKLPQAHSEVWDIFKTIKNKYDEPAYEELLSDEAIRHQFYEKVSVFARLLKLALSSIDFSNSTPEKQIDKYKSDLKFFLALRISVKRRFSDDIDYKEYEPQVQKLIDKHITTEGEVLRITELVDIFDKEQREAEVEKLTSKAAKADHIASRTIRAINIKMNEDPVFYKKLSKLIREAIEEYHQQRIDEAEFLRKAKEYEASFLHGQKDNIPDSLRGNDIGIAIYNIASDTFKDTLSGKQNVATELSLGIEDVIRSIVIQNDQLVVDWQGKPDIEGKIRIDIDDYIFDLKSKYDIEFSFDDIDKVVEDVLNVAKIKFV; this is translated from the coding sequence ATGGACACACCTTCATTTAAAGAAGATCATATCTCCCAGATTCCAGCATTAAAACTGCTGATGAATATGGGCTGGAAATACCTGTCTCCTGATGAAGCTTTGGTAGCTCGTGGAGGTAGAAGTTCAAATGTTTTGCTGGAAGGCATCTTGAAAGTGCAATTAGGAAAAATTAACAAAATTGAATACAAGCAAAAGGAATTCTCCTTTTCAGAATCCACCATCAATAACGCGATACTTGCTATCCGCGATTTGCCTGTACAAGACGGATTCCTGGCAGCTAATAAAGCTTATTATGAACTTATTACTTTAGGTAAGAGTTTTGACCAGACTGTTTTAGGAGATAAGAAGAGTTTCTCCTTTAAGTACATCGACTGGAATAATCTGGAGAATAATGTGTATCATATTACAGAAGAATACAGCGTACTGCGTTCAGATCGTACAGACCATTATCGCCCGGACATTGTTTTGTTTATCAATGGTATTCCAATGGTGATAATAGAATGCAAATCACCTAAAATTAAAGACCCAGTAGAAAAGGCCATTGAACAGCATTTGAGAAACCAGCAGGAAAATGGTATTCGTAGCTTATACTTATATTCCAATCTTACCATTGCTCTTGCATGTAATGAGGCAAAGTATGGCACCACCGCAACCAGTAAAGAATTTTGGGGTGTTTGGAAAGAGATTTTTCGGACTAAAGAGGAAGAACGTTTATGGGAAAATGAAATTGGGAAAATAAAACATAGTCCTCTGCCTAAGGGTGATCGTACTTTGCTGTTTAAAGAGCGATTTAAAAATGTATTGCATTATTTTGAAAATTTAGAGCAGGCTGAACAGGTTGTAACTATTCAGGATAAATTGCTCTTTAGCTTTTGCCATCCTCAACGGTTATTAGAAATCATTTATAATTTCATATTATATGATGATGGGATCAAGAAGGTAGCTCGTTATCAACAGTATTTTGCTATTAAAAATACCTTGTCAAAAATCCTAAAAACAGATGTCAAAGGCCGACACGAAGGAGGTGTAATCTGGCACACGCAAGGAAGTGGGAAATCTTTAACGATGGTGATGCTTGCCCAGTTAATTGCTTCGCATCCTCAAATAAAAAATCCAAAAATACTTTTAGTAACCGACCGAATTGATCTTGATGACCAAATTACTGAAACGTTTAGGAAATGTCATGTCCCGGTAGAAAATGCACAGACCGGAAAACATCTGGTGGAGCTTGTACGAAGCCCGGATGATGCTGTTATAACCACACTCATTCACAAATTTGAAGCTGCGATAAATCAAGCTAAAGATGGATTCGAGTCTCTCGAAATCTATATTTTAATAGACGAAGGTCATCGCTCCCAGTACGGCTCCTTCAATGTGAAAATGCAAAAAGTGTTTCCGAATGCCTGTTTTATCGCATTTACAGGTACACCTTTGATGAGGAAAGAGAAAAGCACTGCAAATAAATTTGGTGGCATTATTGATGTGTATTCCATTACAGATGCTGTTGAAGACGGTGCTGTAGTGCCATTGCTATATGAAGGGAGGCATAATTTGATTGAAGTTAACGAAAAGCCGCTTGACAACTATTTTGATAAAGTGTCCGAGCCACTGACTCCGTATGGAAAAGCCGCTTTGAAAAGAAAATATAGCTCTAAAAATATTCTTAATAAAGCTGACCAGATCATATACGCAAGAGCTTGGGATATTACTGAACATTTTGTCGATAATTTTCAGGGTACGTGTTTTAAAGGGCAAATAGTTACGCCTAACAAAGCAACAGCTATTAAGTACAAAGAGTATTTAGATGAAATAGGAAAAGTAACTTCAGAAGTAATTATGTCGGCTCCCGACACCCGGGAAGGTGAAGAAGATGCTTTTGATGTATCTGATGACAAGGTGAAAAAATTCTGGAATGCCCGTATGGATAAGTACGGGACACAGGATAAGTATGAAAAATCGGTCATCGGTGCATTTAAAAAGCAGGACATCCCGGAACTTATTATAGTAGTGGATAAACTATTAACTGGATTTGATGCCCCAAAAAATATTGTCCTCTACTTAACCCGACAATTGAAAGAGCACACGTTATTGCAAGCTATTGCCCGAGTAAATCGTGTTTATCCTGGAAAGGATTACGGATATATCATCGATTATTTCGGCAATCTTGAAAATCTTGACAATGCAATACAGACATATTCGGGAGATAGCATGTTTGATGAGGGAGATTTAGTTGGAAGCTGGACCAATATAGGAGAAGAAATTAAAAAATTACCTCAAGCTCACTCAGAAGTCTGGGATATTTTTAAAACGATTAAAAACAAATATGATGAACCAGCTTATGAGGAATTATTAAGTGATGAGGCAATACGACATCAATTTTATGAGAAAGTTTCTGTCTTTGCCCGTTTGCTAAAATTAGCATTATCAAGTATTGACTTCTCTAATTCTACACCAGAAAAACAAATTGACAAGTATAAATCAGATCTAAAATTCTTCCTTGCCTTAAGAATATCTGTAAAAAGAAGGTTTTCTGACGATATTGACTATAAAGAATACGAACCGCAGGTACAAAAACTCATTGACAAGCATATTACTACTGAAGGAGAAGTACTTCGCATTACAGAATTGGTTGATATTTTTGACAAGGAACAACGGGAAGCAGAAGTTGAAAAACTTACTAGCAAGGCAGCAAAGGCTGACCATATTGCCAGCAGAACGATAAGGGCTATAAATATTAAAATGAATGAAGATCCTGTTTTCTATAAAAAGCTTTCTAAACTAATTCGGGAAGCAATTGAAGAATATCATCAGCAGCGAATCGATGAAGCAGAATTTTTAAGAAAGGCAAAAGAGTATGAGGCTTCTTTTCTTCATGGACAGAAAGACAATATTCCCGACTCTCTCAGAGGTAATGATATTGGCATCGCTATCTACAATATAGCATCAGATACTTTTAAGGATACGCTAAGTGGAAAACAGAATGTGGCAACAGAATTATCTTTAGGAATTGAAGATGTTATCCGTTCTATTGTTATACAAAATGATCAATTGGTAGTTGACTGGCAAGGCAAACCTGATATTGAGGGCAAGATACGTATCGATATTGATGATTATATTTTTGATTTAAAAAGTAAATACGATATCGAGTTTTCATTTGACGATATTGATAAGGTTGTTGAGGATGTCCTAAATGTAGCGAAGATTAAATTTGTATGA
- a CDS encoding M48 family metallopeptidase yields MMTEILQSIAFGSTVIKYSLAYQKRKTLGIKVYPDGSVKVAAPFDTIEIEIKNYLKKKAPWIIKQRREFLSYHPLTPARLYINGETHLYLGRQYKLRIETESINDVKLYRGHLIIYCGKKEDAKEILDKWYRERAVIHFKEMLDKTFPLLSKFKISKPDLQIRQMEKRWGSCTPDGKVILNPELIKAPKGSIEYVVIHELCHLIHHNHTKHFYDLQKSLMPDWKKWKERLEHSLS; encoded by the coding sequence ATGATGACTGAAATACTTCAATCAATAGCATTTGGTTCTACGGTTATCAAATATAGTCTTGCCTATCAGAAGCGAAAAACCCTTGGTATTAAAGTTTACCCTGATGGTAGCGTAAAAGTCGCTGCACCGTTTGATACAATAGAAATAGAGATAAAAAATTATTTAAAGAAAAAAGCCCCATGGATAATTAAACAGCGACGTGAGTTTTTATCTTACCATCCATTAACACCCGCCCGTTTATATATTAATGGTGAAACTCATCTTTATTTAGGCAGGCAATATAAACTTCGAATAGAAACAGAAAGTATAAATGATGTTAAACTCTATCGGGGTCATTTAATAATATATTGTGGTAAAAAAGAAGATGCCAAAGAGATATTAGATAAATGGTATAGAGAAAGAGCCGTGATACATTTCAAGGAAATGCTGGATAAAACCTTTCCTTTACTCAGTAAATTTAAAATTTCAAAGCCAGATTTACAGATAAGACAAATGGAAAAACGCTGGGGAAGTTGCACCCCGGATGGCAAAGTTATATTAAACCCTGAATTGATTAAAGCTCCTAAAGGAAGTATCGAGTACGTTGTTATACATGAACTTTGTCACTTGATACATCATAATCATACCAAGCATTTCTATGATCTCCAGAAAAGCCTAATGCCAGACTGGAAAAAATGGAAAGAACGATTGGAACATAGTTTATCATAA
- a CDS encoding conjugal transfer protein TraD: MEIVIVICLLIVIVLLLQDKIVIKKRSEQKPVQEKVNPKLPDIMGQPKPARSLSVPNTANESQITEPEINPDNLDIEYDENEIVGKQIPQEELDEVFSNMPDLEDEEEEWNRYGISGGNDSLAQGVTYDELSSVGALLQKENLEQAQKEIAVAIVQKLQGTELFSLLENSIEGASRRIAELLDSTLSSESDDGSSTLRKSDLSDFDIGEFV; encoded by the coding sequence ATGGAAATAGTAATTGTGATATGCCTGCTCATCGTCATTGTTCTGCTTTTGCAGGACAAGATTGTCATTAAAAAAAGGTCGGAGCAAAAGCCTGTGCAGGAAAAAGTTAACCCGAAACTGCCCGATATTATGGGACAGCCAAAGCCAGCAAGAAGCCTTTCAGTGCCAAACACTGCCAATGAAAGCCAAATAACGGAACCGGAGATAAACCCCGATAATTTAGACATCGAATACGACGAGAACGAAATCGTCGGTAAGCAAATTCCGCAGGAAGAACTGGACGAAGTTTTTAGCAATATGCCTGATTTGGAAGATGAGGAAGAAGAATGGAACAGGTACGGAATATCCGGTGGTAATGACAGTCTTGCCCAAGGGGTTACCTACGACGAACTAAGCTCAGTAGGGGCGTTGCTCCAAAAAGAAAATTTGGAACAGGCTCAAAAGGAAATAGCGGTAGCCATAGTTCAGAAATTACAGGGAACTGAATTATTCAGCTTACTGGAAAATTCCATAGAGGGTGCTTCCCGAAGAATTGCCGAGCTTTTAGATAGCACACTTTCATCTGAAAGCGACGACGGTTCTTCCACCTTGCGGAAAAGTGATTTGAGTGATTTTGACATTGGGGAGTTTGTGTGA
- a CDS encoding DUF3408 domain-containing protein encodes MEKDNKRKVTPDINEELMMNLMVDGVKKEGLQLPPELPEEPEKETVKEEVKQEELLPSKPAQRERNRTKKHLDGSYGEHFLKTHSMTKRGDKSIYIRQEYHERLSRIVQVIGKDEIPLYAYLDNILEHHFEMFEKAITDDFNEKFKPIF; translated from the coding sequence ATGGAAAAAGATAATAAAAGAAAAGTCACGCCCGACATTAACGAAGAGTTGATGATGAACCTGATGGTGGACGGCGTTAAAAAAGAGGGCTTACAGCTTCCACCTGAACTGCCGGAAGAACCGGAAAAGGAAACTGTAAAAGAAGAAGTGAAACAGGAAGAATTGCTACCAAGCAAACCTGCACAACGGGAAAGGAACCGCACCAAGAAACATCTTGACGGCAGCTATGGCGAACATTTTTTGAAAACGCACTCGATGACAAAGCGGGGCGATAAAAGCATTTATATCCGACAGGAATACCACGAACGCTTATCCCGTATTGTACAGGTCATTGGTAAAGATGAGATCCCACTGTATGCCTATCTTGATAACATACTGGAGCATCATTTTGAAATGTTTGAGAAAGCAATTACCGATGATTTCAACGAAAAGTTTAAACCCATTTTTTAA
- a CDS encoding ParA family protein — protein sequence MDTKKKPLFIAFSSQKGGVGKSTFTTLVASTMHYRLGYNVAVFDADFPQHSLMKMKARDLAMVMENEALKKLAYKQFTTINKKAYPITQHKADSVLDAVHEFVTASAVPIDVVFFDLPGTVNTPGILKALAGMHHIFTPITADRVVMESTLIFTQLLQDVIMKKGETSIQTINLFWNQVDGRESTPLYDVYNQLIEQLGLSLMQSQVKNSTRFRKESEADSKTVFRSTVMPPDERLMKACQLDLFINEFLKIIQS from the coding sequence ATGGACACAAAAAAGAAACCTCTGTTTATCGCCTTTTCTTCTCAAAAAGGCGGTGTTGGCAAAAGCACATTTACCACGCTTGTGGCAAGTACGATGCACTATCGGTTGGGCTACAACGTAGCCGTATTTGATGCGGATTTTCCGCAGCATAGTTTAATGAAAATGAAAGCCCGTGATTTGGCAATGGTAATGGAAAACGAGGCTTTGAAAAAATTGGCGTACAAGCAGTTTACCACCATCAACAAGAAAGCCTATCCCATTACACAGCATAAAGCAGATAGCGTACTGGATGCTGTACACGAATTTGTAACGGCTTCCGCCGTTCCGATCGACGTGGTGTTTTTTGACCTGCCTGGAACTGTGAACACGCCCGGCATTCTGAAAGCACTCGCAGGAATGCACCATATTTTTACGCCTATTACCGCAGACCGTGTGGTAATGGAAAGTACGCTCATCTTCACCCAGCTTTTACAGGATGTGATTATGAAAAAGGGCGAAACTTCCATACAGACCATTAACCTGTTTTGGAACCAGGTGGACGGCAGGGAAAGCACTCCCTTATATGACGTGTACAATCAGCTTATTGAGCAGCTGGGATTAAGCCTGATGCAGAGCCAAGTAAAGAACAGTACCCGCTTTCGCAAAGAAAGCGAAGCCGACAGTAAAACGGTTTTCCGTTCTACCGTAATGCCACCTGATGAACGTTTGATGAAAGCCTGCCAGTTAGACCTGTTCATCAATGAATTTCTAAAAATCATTCAATCATAG